In one Tripterygium wilfordii isolate XIE 37 chromosome 22, ASM1340144v1, whole genome shotgun sequence genomic region, the following are encoded:
- the LOC119990327 gene encoding ras-related protein Rab7 produces MPSRRRTLLKVIILGDSGVGKTSLMNQYVNKKFSNQYKATIGADFLTKEVQFEDRLFTLQIWDTAGQERFQSLGVAFYRGADCCVLVYDVNSMKSFDNLNNWREEFLIQASPSDPENFPFVVLGNKVDVDGGNSRVVSEKKARAWCASKGNIPYFETSAKEGINVEEAFQCIAKNALKSGEEEEIYLPDTIDVATNNQPRSTGCEC; encoded by the exons ATGCCTTCCCGTAGAAGAACCCTCTTGAAGGTTATCATCCTCGGTGACAGCGG GGTTGGAAAGACCTCTTTGATGAATCA ATATGTAAATAAGAAGTTTAGCAATCAGTACAAGGCAACTATTGGAGCGGATTTTTTGACGAAGGAAGTTCAGTTCGAAGATAGGCTCTTTACCTTGCAG ATTTGGGATACAGCTGGCCAGGAAAGATTCCAAAGTTTAGGTGTTGCTTTCTATCGTGGTGCTGATTGTTGTGTTCTTGTTTATGATGTCAATTCAATGAAGTCATTTGACAACCTTAACAACTGGAGGGAAGAATTTCTTATTCAG GCAAGTCCCTCGGATCCCGAAAACTTTCCATTTGTTGTTTTAGGAAACAAAGTTGACGTTGATGGAGGAAACAGTAGAGTG GTTTCGGAGAAAAAAGCTCGAGCGTGGTGTGCCTCGAAAGGAAATATTCCGTACTTTGAGACCTCTGCCAAGGAAGGCATTAATGTGGAAGAAGCTTTTCAGTGCATAGCAAAGAATGCCCTAAAGAGTGGTGAAGAGGAGGAGAT TTACCTGCCTGACACCATTGATGTTGCTACCAACAATCAGCCAAGATCAACTGGGTGTGAGTGCTAA